The following coding sequences are from one Neurospora crassa OR74A linkage group I, whole genome shotgun sequence window:
- a CDS encoding mitochondrial hypoxia responsive domain-containing protein, with product MKVISKEEEAAHYREVVKGGLIGGTGGLIVGLGGVMLGMKRYQFVRQLSLPFRAFLVTSAGTFGAIILAEQYSVTFQRAKDPMLNYIEAGKKKHEQERLANVTSTQRFMEWGRENRYSIVFASWIAAMGAAMAIVNRNKYLSASQKLVQARVYAQGLTLAVLIATAAFETADAKSGKGRWETVMVVDPNDPTHQHLIEKKVKKEDYEGQNLWQDMVAAEEKRLAHKKAQEKQQQEKASASA from the exons atGAAGGTCATCagcaaggaagaggaggcggccCACTACCGCGAGGTCGTCAAGGGCGGTTTGATCGGTGGTACCGGCGGTCTCATCGTCGGTCTCGGCGGTGTCATGTTGGGCATGAAGCGCTATCAATTCGTCCGCCAGCTCTCGCTCCCCTTCCGCGCCTTCCTTGTTACCTCGGCGGGTACCTTCGGCGCCATCATCCTGGCCGAGCAATACAGCGTCACCTTCCAGCGCGCCAAGGACCCTATGCTGAACTATATCGAGgccggcaagaagaagcacGAGCAGGAGCGCCTGGCCAACGTGACCTCGACCCAGCGCTTCATGGAATGGGGCCGCGAGAACCGCTACAGCATTGTTTTTGCGTCCTGGATCGCCGCCATGGGCGCCGCCATGGCCATTGTCAACCGTAACAAGTATCTCAGCGCCAGTCAGAAGCTCGTCCAGGCCCGTGTTTACGCCCAGGGCCTGACGCTCGCCGTCCTCATCGCCACGGCCGCCTTCGAGACTGCCGACGCCAAGAGCGGCAAGGGCAGGTGGGAGACCGTCATGGTCGTTGATCCCAACGACCCTACCCATCAGCACTTGATCgagaagaaggtcaagaaggaggactaTGAGGGTCAAAACCTTTGGCAGG ATATGGTCGCTGCCGAAGAGAAGAGACTCGCCCACAAGAAGGCCcaggagaagcagcagcaggagaaggCTTCCGCCTCCGCTTAA